The following proteins are co-located in the Ruminococcaceae bacterium KH2T8 genome:
- a CDS encoding Fe-S cluster assembly ATP-binding protein yields the protein MLELKNISYTVDEGENSKTIIRDLNLKIDDGKFIVITGPNGGGKSTLAKIIAGIIRPDKGQIIFNGEDITALSITERAKKGVSFAFQQPVKFKGIKVIDLLRIAAGKDLKIPEACTYLSEVGLCARDYINREVNGSLSGGELKRIEIATILARKTSLSVFDEPEAGIDLWSFQNLTRIFEKMRKDITDGSILIISHQERILKIADEIVVIADGQVTKQGKGEEILPQIIGTDSAVDACSMLINDGGKK from the coding sequence ATGCTTGAACTCAAGAACATTTCATATACCGTTGATGAAGGCGAAAATTCAAAGACTATCATCAGGGATCTCAACCTTAAGATAGATGACGGAAAGTTTATAGTTATCACGGGTCCTAACGGCGGCGGTAAGTCGACTCTCGCGAAGATAATTGCGGGTATCATCAGGCCCGATAAGGGACAGATCATCTTTAACGGTGAGGACATAACTGCCTTGAGCATCACCGAAAGAGCCAAGAAGGGCGTAAGCTTTGCTTTCCAGCAGCCCGTTAAGTTCAAAGGCATCAAGGTAATCGATCTATTGAGGATAGCGGCAGGCAAGGATCTTAAGATCCCCGAAGCATGTACTTATCTCTCGGAGGTCGGTCTTTGCGCAAGGGATTATATCAATCGTGAAGTAAACGGATCTCTTTCGGGCGGTGAGCTCAAGAGGATAGAGATCGCGACGATCCTGGCAAGAAAGACAAGCCTTTCGGTATTCGACGAACCCGAGGCAGGTATCGACCTTTGGAGCTTCCAGAACCTCACGAGGATCTTCGAGAAGATGAGAAAGGATATTACCGACGGATCGATCCTTATAATCTCGCATCAGGAGAGGATCCTGAAGATCGCAGACGAGATCGTCGTTATCGCAGACGGACAGGTCACAAAGCAGGGCAAGGGAGAGGAGATCCTTCCTCAGATCATCGGAACGGATTCGGCAGTAGATGCCTGCTCGATGCTCATAAATGACGGAGGTAAGAAGTAA
- a CDS encoding amino acid ABC transporter substrate-binding protein, PAAT family, producing MKNKFIKMVSIAMIACMGLAIASCGKKDKGMTINEGKLVMATNAFFPPYEYYDGNDIVGIDAEIAGEVASRLGLELEIQDVEFDSIIAGIQSGKYDIGCAGMTVTEERLQSVNFTTPYATGIQSIIVAEGSEITDLDVLLDGDYVIGVQQGTTGDIYMSDEVGEDRVDRYNKGADAVLALINGNVDAVVIDNQPAQAFVAANEGLTILDTPYAVEDYAMAINKDNEELLAEVNRVLGEMQADGTIDAIIEKYIPSEG from the coding sequence ATGAAGAACAAGTTTATCAAGATGGTATCGATCGCCATGATCGCATGCATGGGTCTCGCGATCGCTTCCTGCGGCAAGAAGGACAAGGGAATGACGATCAACGAAGGAAAGCTCGTTATGGCTACTAATGCTTTCTTCCCTCCCTATGAATATTATGACGGCAACGACATCGTCGGTATCGATGCTGAGATCGCAGGCGAAGTTGCTTCGAGACTCGGCCTTGAGCTTGAGATCCAGGATGTTGAGTTCGACTCCATCATCGCAGGTATCCAGTCCGGTAAGTACGACATCGGCTGCGCAGGTATGACAGTAACTGAGGAAAGACTTCAGTCCGTTAACTTCACTACACCTTATGCTACGGGCATCCAGTCCATCATCGTAGCTGAGGGTTCCGAGATCACAGATCTCGACGTTCTCCTCGACGGCGACTATGTAATAGGCGTTCAGCAGGGTACTACAGGTGATATCTACATGTCCGATGAAGTCGGTGAAGACAGGGTTGACCGTTACAACAAGGGTGCTGACGCAGTACTCGCTCTCATCAACGGCAACGTAGATGCAGTAGTAATCGATAACCAGCCCGCTCAGGCTTTCGTAGCTGCTAACGAGGGACTTACGATCCTCGATACACCTTATGCAGTTGAGGATTACGCCATGGCTATCAACAAGGATAACGAAGAGCTCCTCGCAGAGGTAAACAGAGTTCTCGGCGAGATGCAGGCTGATGGTACGATCGACGCCATCATCGAGAAGTACATCCCTTCCGAGGGCTGA
- a CDS encoding amino acid ABC transporter membrane protein, PAAT family, translating into MYQLSLLLPNWLQKIADDFYLNFIQDDRWYNYLAKGLGVTLIVTFFAVLLGIVLGILVAIIRSTHDKLASELRPSIGKTVLQILNAIAKLYLTVIRGTPVVVQLMIAYFIIFASSNNKIMIAVIAFGFNSGAYVAEIVRSGIMSIDNGQFEAGRSLGFNYVQTMMYIIIPQAFKNVLPALANEFIVLIKETSVSGYVGLMDMTKGGDIIRSRTYSAFMPLIAVALIYLLIVMFFSKLVSNLERRLRSSERR; encoded by the coding sequence ATGTATCAATTAAGTCTATTGCTGCCGAATTGGCTTCAGAAGATCGCAGATGACTTTTACCTGAACTTCATTCAGGACGACAGATGGTATAACTATCTCGCCAAAGGTCTCGGCGTAACTTTGATAGTTACTTTCTTTGCCGTATTGCTCGGTATCGTTCTCGGCATCCTTGTCGCGATCATCAGATCTACTCACGATAAGCTCGCCTCAGAGCTTCGCCCTTCGATCGGAAAGACAGTCCTTCAGATCCTTAACGCGATCGCCAAGCTCTATCTGACCGTCATCAGAGGAACCCCTGTAGTCGTTCAGCTCATGATCGCCTACTTCATCATCTTCGCTTCTTCGAACAATAAGATAATGATCGCCGTGATCGCTTTCGGATTCAACTCCGGTGCATACGTAGCCGAGATCGTAAGATCGGGTATCATGAGCATTGATAACGGTCAGTTCGAAGCAGGCCGTTCCCTGGGATTTAATTACGTACAGACCATGATGTACATCATCATACCTCAGGCATTTAAGAACGTTCTCCCTGCACTTGCCAACGAGTTCATCGTTCTTATAAAGGAGACTTCCGTCTCAGGTTACGTAGGACTCATGGATATGACAAAAGGCGGAGATATCATCAGGAGCCGCACTTATTCGGCATTCATGCCCCTTATCGCAGTAGCTCTCATCTACCTTCTCATAGTCATGTTCTTCAGCAAACTCGTTTCCAACCTCGAAAGGAGGCTCCGTTCAAGTGAAAGAAGATAA
- a CDS encoding amino acid ABC transporter ATP-binding protein, PAAT family translates to MKEDNYEALISVTGLKKYYNGGEIKALDDISTEIFPGEVVAIIGPSGSGKSTFLRSLNLLEHPTSGTITFEGVDITSPSTDINKLRQKMGMVFQHFNLFPHLTILDNMTLAPRKLLGISKDEAEAKALELLDKVALKDRSAAYPSQLSGGQKQRIAIVRALCMSPDVLLFDEPTSALDPEMVGEVLDVMKDLAKEGMTMAVVTHEMGFAREVASRVIFMESGKIVVEGTPDEIFDDPDNDRLKTFLAKVL, encoded by the coding sequence GTGAAAGAAGATAATTACGAAGCATTGATCTCCGTAACGGGACTCAAGAAATACTATAACGGCGGCGAGATAAAGGCTCTCGACGATATCTCGACCGAAATATTCCCGGGCGAAGTAGTAGCCATCATCGGACCTTCCGGATCCGGAAAGTCAACATTCTTAAGATCCCTTAATCTCCTGGAGCATCCCACATCGGGAACTATTACTTTCGAGGGCGTGGATATCACGTCTCCGAGCACCGATATCAATAAGCTCCGTCAGAAGATGGGTATGGTATTCCAGCACTTTAACCTCTTCCCTCATCTGACGATCCTCGACAACATGACGCTTGCTCCGCGAAAGCTCCTGGGTATTTCAAAAGATGAAGCGGAAGCCAAGGCTCTCGAACTCCTCGATAAGGTCGCTCTCAAGGACAGGTCCGCTGCTTATCCGAGCCAGCTCTCGGGCGGCCAGAAGCAGCGTATCGCGATCGTAAGAGCGCTGTGCATGTCTCCTGACGTACTTCTCTTCGACGAGCCTACATCCGCTCTCGACCCTGAGATGGTCGGCGAAGTACTCGACGTAATGAAGGATCTTGCAAAAGAAGGAATGACTATGGCAGTCGTAACTCACGAGATGGGATTCGCGCGTGAAGTTGCATCTCGCGTTATCTTTATGGAAAGTGGTAAAATAGTAGTTGAAGGTACTCCCGACGAGATCTTCGATGATCCTGATAACGACCGTCTCAAGACATTCCTGGCGAAGGTGCTTTGA
- a CDS encoding nanoRNase/pAp phosphatase, hydrolyzes c-di-AMP and oligoRNAs → MKESVGKLKALLSVLKGRNVVIQTHNFPDPDAIGTAFGLQNLLKHFGIEAVLVYCGKIDKLSTKLMIDELGIEIFNAVERQTCDSDYIITVDGQKNNANFTDIPGTEIACIDHHPWTTEYHYEFVDHRMFGACATIIVDYYLDNDIEIPVNVATALLYAIKVDTNNFCRRVTEDDIRAFSALNRISDGKLMTKLVSNELELTDLRAYGAAIQNIVVYDIIGFVHIPFDCPDGLVAMVSDFIMSLDSVQLAIVYADRDGGYKFSVRSEMDEISAGEITKLALEGIGDGGGHAEMAGGMIPPSGKQELGHHVDAPIRERFLNAYKKLLPEDC, encoded by the coding sequence ATGAAAGAGTCTGTAGGAAAGCTTAAGGCTTTGCTGTCCGTCCTTAAGGGACGCAATGTAGTTATCCAAACTCACAACTTTCCCGATCCCGACGCGATCGGTACCGCTTTCGGTCTGCAGAATCTTCTCAAGCATTTCGGTATAGAGGCCGTCTTAGTCTATTGCGGCAAGATAGATAAGCTCAGCACAAAGCTCATGATAGACGAGCTCGGCATAGAGATATTTAATGCCGTAGAGCGCCAGACCTGCGACAGCGACTATATCATCACGGTTGACGGCCAGAAGAACAATGCCAACTTCACGGATATCCCCGGAACCGAGATCGCATGTATCGACCACCACCCCTGGACGACCGAATACCATTACGAATTCGTCGATCACAGGATGTTCGGTGCGTGCGCTACCATAATCGTCGACTACTATCTCGACAACGATATCGAGATCCCCGTTAATGTAGCAACGGCACTTCTCTACGCGATCAAGGTAGATACGAACAACTTCTGCCGACGCGTGACCGAGGATGACATCCGCGCATTTTCGGCACTCAACAGGATATCGGACGGCAAGCTCATGACAAAGCTCGTCAGTAACGAGCTCGAGCTCACCGACCTTCGTGCATACGGAGCCGCTATCCAGAATATCGTAGTCTATGACATCATAGGATTCGTACATATCCCCTTCGACTGCCCCGACGGTCTGGTCGCGATGGTATCGGACTTCATCATGTCGCTCGACAGCGTCCAGCTCGCGATCGTATATGCCGACAGGGACGGCGGATATAAGTTCTCCGTAAGATCCGAGATGGATGAGATATCCGCGGGCGAGATAACAAAGCTCGCTTTGGAAGGCATAGGAGACGGCGGCGGTCACGCAGAGATGGCGGGCGGTATGATCCCTCCTTCGGGAAAGCAGGAGCTCGGACACCACGTAGATGCTCCTATCAGGGAACGATTCCTGAACGCATATAAGAAGTTATTACCTGAGGACTGCTGA
- a CDS encoding Membrane protease YdiL, CAAX protease family has protein sequence MTFHKMSEINKKWYADIGGKALAVILAFAAVFIMVFCQFAVYLGVALCGFDTDLYDGVTTTLYSIVSIAAITAFIRILSYKREPLLKKEKLNATQIIFTIVVAFGLMGLVNLFFLGLAAVTELFPDTVGTEVDKYAESVDRYAEYEAVAIPNWDHILEFIGVAFLVPMAEELTFRGAVLGSLLRKFRPAAAVIISAVIFGILHGISIHIVYALLCGIVLGWVYFYTESIWASYMLHALFNLMGSALATFLDSGIFGDISTVADNIAAISFFAEMISILPALASFVFLRMIYKTKQQEREEAAALKESSTNIDEDESADITCDE, from the coding sequence GTGACATTTCACAAGATGAGTGAGATCAATAAAAAATGGTATGCGGATATAGGCGGCAAGGCTCTTGCCGTCATTCTTGCGTTCGCGGCAGTATTCATTATGGTCTTCTGCCAGTTCGCCGTATATCTCGGCGTGGCTCTGTGCGGTTTCGATACAGATCTTTATGACGGTGTCACGACGACTCTTTATTCGATCGTTTCGATCGCTGCGATAACGGCATTTATCCGCATCCTGTCATATAAGCGCGAGCCTTTGCTCAAGAAAGAAAAGCTCAACGCGACACAGATCATATTTACGATCGTTGTAGCATTCGGTCTCATGGGACTCGTTAATCTGTTTTTCCTGGGACTTGCCGCAGTGACAGAGTTATTTCCGGATACTGTCGGAACGGAAGTTGATAAATATGCCGAGTCGGTCGACAGATATGCAGAGTATGAAGCGGTAGCCATACCGAACTGGGATCACATTCTGGAATTCATAGGCGTTGCATTCCTGGTTCCCATGGCTGAGGAGCTCACATTCCGCGGTGCGGTGCTCGGTTCTCTTCTTAGAAAGTTCCGCCCGGCTGCAGCAGTCATCATCTCGGCAGTTATCTTCGGTATACTTCACGGTATCTCGATCCATATAGTGTATGCGCTCCTTTGCGGTATCGTACTCGGATGGGTCTATTTCTATACTGAGAGCATATGGGCATCTTATATGCTCCATGCGCTCTTTAACCTGATGGGTTCGGCACTGGCAACTTTCCTTGACAGCGGTATCTTCGGTGATATTTCGACTGTGGCGGATAATATTGCCGCTATCTCGTTCTTTGCTGAGATGATATCGATCCTGCCGGCTTTGGCGTCCTTTGTCTTCCTCAGGATGATCTATAAGACGAAGCAGCAGGAAAGAGAGGAAGCAGCCGCTCTTAAGGAAAGCTCTACTAACATTGATGAAGACGAATCGGCGGACATAACCTGCGATGAATAA
- a CDS encoding putative holliday junction resolvase — protein sequence MSKGRVMGIDFGTRHIGVALSDELWITASGFETVNWNGEDDAWALDRIANIVKEKNVSVIVLGKPSRTDGTVSETEKKAIVFGEKLTELTGITPEMKDERYTTVIASRMLHDTNINSKKQKKIIDQVAAEIIVREYLESHR from the coding sequence ATGTCAAAAGGACGCGTAATGGGTATAGATTTCGGAACGAGGCATATCGGAGTTGCCCTCTCGGATGAACTGTGGATCACGGCTTCGGGCTTTGAGACCGTAAACTGGAACGGAGAGGACGATGCATGGGCTCTCGACCGTATAGCGAATATAGTCAAGGAGAAGAACGTCTCCGTTATAGTCCTTGGAAAGCCCTCGAGGACTGATGGTACCGTATCCGAGACCGAGAAGAAGGCGATCGTATTCGGAGAGAAGCTCACGGAACTTACGGGCATTACTCCCGAGATGAAGGACGAGCGCTATACTACCGTAATAGCTTCAAGGATGCTTCACGACACCAATATCAATTCCAAGAAGCAGAAGAAGATAATAGATCAGGTGGCAGCAGAGATCATCGTAAGGGAATATCTCGAGAGCCACAGATGA
- a CDS encoding threonylcarbamoyladenosine tRNA methylthiotransferase MtaB, with protein MKVYFYTLGCRVNQYETDAARELFLKAGFEVAGSPEEADICVVNTCTVTGEADRKSRQQLRRMARLNPDTIVVAMGCMSEMVDGVVEADVVCGTRDKNQIVEKVNSFISSRNADVGHTRAVAHERPAVTKTDVYHEFGTVLSPEGTRAFIKVEDGCNKFCTYCIIPFARGRVASRDEEAVLKECMDLASRGYSEVIVSGIHVCSYGKDRGEDGTALPRLLRKINDIEGIERIRLGSLEPMSLTDEFIAELGKVSKLCPHFHLSLQSGCDKVLKKMNRDYTSAEFIERVEKMRMIYPTMSLTTDVICGFPEETEEDFLETLDFVKKAGFTKVHTFPYSEREGTTAAKMKQVPMNVRKERAGRLIALSDELEAAFAKAQVGKTHPVLVETVEDGIAEGYTPEYVRARIETDREDIRGKTVEAIAVSSEDNAIKCYLG; from the coding sequence ATGAAGGTATACTTCTACACGCTCGGGTGCCGCGTCAATCAGTACGAGACTGATGCGGCGCGCGAGCTTTTTCTTAAAGCGGGATTTGAAGTCGCGGGTTCTCCCGAAGAGGCGGATATATGTGTCGTAAATACATGTACCGTCACGGGTGAAGCTGACCGCAAATCGCGTCAGCAGCTCCGCCGTATGGCAAGGCTCAATCCCGATACGATCGTAGTTGCCATGGGATGTATGTCCGAGATGGTCGACGGCGTAGTCGAAGCAGATGTCGTATGCGGTACGCGTGACAAGAATCAGATCGTCGAGAAGGTCAATTCGTTTATCTCATCACGAAATGCCGATGTGGGCCACACACGTGCGGTAGCTCACGAGCGTCCCGCCGTAACTAAGACGGATGTCTATCACGAATTCGGAACGGTCTTATCACCCGAAGGAACGAGAGCATTCATAAAGGTCGAGGACGGCTGTAATAAGTTCTGCACATACTGCATAATCCCTTTCGCTCGAGGAAGAGTGGCCAGCAGGGACGAGGAGGCAGTCCTTAAGGAATGCATGGATCTGGCATCCCGCGGCTACAGTGAAGTCATCGTATCGGGTATCCATGTCTGTTCCTACGGTAAGGACAGGGGCGAAGACGGTACGGCACTTCCGAGACTCCTTCGTAAGATCAATGATATCGAAGGCATCGAAAGGATAAGGCTCGGATCTTTAGAGCCTATGTCGCTGACGGACGAATTCATAGCAGAGCTCGGCAAAGTATCAAAGCTCTGCCCGCATTTCCACTTATCGCTTCAGAGCGGCTGCGATAAGGTGTTGAAGAAGATGAACCGTGACTACACGAGCGCGGAGTTTATAGAGCGCGTTGAGAAGATGCGCATGATCTATCCTACGATGTCGCTCACGACCGACGTTATCTGCGGATTCCCCGAGGAGACGGAGGAGGACTTCCTTGAGACTTTGGATTTCGTGAAGAAGGCGGGATTCACCAAGGTGCATACTTTCCCTTACTCGGAGCGTGAAGGTACGACCGCTGCCAAGATGAAGCAGGTACCGATGAATGTCAGGAAAGAGAGGGCAGGCCGCCTGATCGCACTGTCTGACGAGCTCGAGGCTGCTTTCGCCAAGGCACAGGTCGGAAAGACTCATCCGGTATTGGTCGAGACGGTAGAAGACGGGATCGCCGAGGGTTATACTCCCGAATATGTGCGTGCGAGGATCGAAACCGACCGCGAAGATATCAGGGGAAAGACGGTTGAAGCAATTGCCGTTTCATCCGAGGATAATGCAATTAAGTGTTACTTAGGATAA
- a CDS encoding aspartyl-tRNA synthetase: MAANIYRDKVINEISEKDVGSHVRAAGWIENIRDHGGVSFIDLRDMYGVLQVVMRDTTLLEGLVKEDCISVEGIIDHRDEETYNPKIETGTIELDCKSVQVLGKVRAQLPFEVMTSKEIREDVRLKYRYLDLRNKKVKDNIVFRSNVISFLRQKMTEMGFLEIQTPILTSSSPEGARDYIVPSRKYKGKFYALPQAPQQFKQLLMVSGFDKYFQIAPCFRDEDARADRSPGEFYQLDFEMSFATQEDVFRAGEEILTATFEKFAPEGAAVTAAPYPVISYKDAMLQFGSDKPDLRNPLRIIDVTEFFSRCSFKPFHDKTVRAINVHAKLSKGQHEKMLKFAQEIGMGGLGYLEVLEDMSYKGPIDKFIPDDMKTEIRDLAGLTAGDTIFFIADTEARANSFAGQIRNELGLRLDLIEKNAYRFCYVNDFPMYEYDKDIKGYIFTHNPFSMPQGGLEALENKKPEDILAYQYDIVCNGVELSSGAVRNHDLMIMKKAFEIAGYSEEDLQKKFGALYTAFSYGAPPHAGMAPGVDRMIMLLRNEESIREVIAFPMNGNAQDLLCGAPGEVTEQQLREVHIKVRQ, encoded by the coding sequence ATGGCAGCAAACATCTATCGTGACAAAGTCATCAATGAGATCTCCGAGAAGGATGTAGGATCTCACGTAAGAGCAGCAGGTTGGATCGAGAATATCCGTGACCACGGCGGTGTATCTTTCATCGACCTTCGTGATATGTACGGAGTTCTCCAGGTAGTAATGAGAGACACGACTCTTCTTGAGGGCCTTGTTAAGGAAGACTGTATCTCTGTAGAAGGTATCATCGATCACAGAGACGAAGAGACATATAACCCCAAGATCGAGACAGGTACGATCGAGCTCGACTGCAAGAGCGTACAGGTACTGGGTAAGGTAAGAGCTCAGCTTCCCTTCGAAGTAATGACTTCCAAGGAGATCCGTGAGGATGTAAGACTTAAGTATCGTTACCTGGATCTTCGTAATAAGAAGGTCAAGGATAATATCGTATTCAGATCGAACGTAATCTCTTTCCTTCGTCAGAAGATGACGGAGATGGGATTTTTGGAGATCCAGACACCTATCCTTACATCTTCATCTCCCGAGGGTGCACGTGACTATATCGTGCCTTCCAGAAAGTATAAGGGTAAGTTCTATGCTCTTCCTCAGGCTCCTCAGCAGTTCAAGCAGCTCCTGATGGTATCCGGATTTGATAAGTATTTCCAGATCGCTCCCTGCTTCAGAGACGAGGATGCACGTGCGGACAGATCTCCCGGAGAGTTCTATCAGCTCGACTTCGAGATGAGCTTTGCAACACAGGAAGATGTATTCAGAGCAGGTGAGGAGATCCTTACGGCTACTTTCGAGAAGTTCGCTCCCGAGGGCGCAGCAGTAACTGCAGCACCTTATCCTGTTATCTCATATAAGGATGCTATGCTTCAGTTCGGTTCCGATAAGCCCGACCTTAGAAATCCCCTGAGGATCATCGACGTTACGGAGTTCTTCTCCAGATGTTCCTTCAAGCCTTTCCACGATAAGACGGTAAGAGCTATCAATGTTCATGCTAAGCTCTCCAAGGGCCAGCATGAGAAGATGCTCAAGTTCGCTCAGGAGATCGGTATGGGAGGACTCGGCTACCTCGAAGTACTCGAGGATATGTCCTACAAGGGACCTATCGATAAGTTCATCCCCGATGATATGAAGACAGAGATCAGGGATCTTGCAGGTCTTACTGCAGGCGATACGATCTTCTTCATCGCTGATACGGAAGCAAGAGCTAACTCCTTCGCAGGTCAGATCAGAAACGAGCTCGGTTTAAGGCTCGACCTCATCGAGAAGAATGCTTACCGCTTCTGCTATGTAAATGATTTCCCTATGTACGAGTATGATAAGGACATCAAGGGTTATATCTTCACACATAATCCTTTTTCCATGCCTCAGGGCGGACTCGAGGCTCTCGAGAACAAGAAGCCCGAGGATATTCTCGCATATCAGTACGATATCGTATGTAACGGTGTCGAGCTCTCATCCGGTGCCGTTCGTAACCATGATCTCATGATCATGAAGAAGGCTTTCGAGATCGCAGGCTACAGCGAAGAGGATCTTCAGAAGAAGTTCGGTGCTCTTTATACGGCATTCTCCTACGGTGCTCCGCCTCACGCAGGTATGGCTCCCGGTGTTGACCGTATGATCATGCTCCTTAGAAACGAGGAGTCCATCCGTGAGGTTATCGCATTCCCCATGAACGGTAACGCACAAGATCTTCTCTGTGGTGCTCCCGGTGAAGTTACAGAGCAGCAGCTCCGTGAAGTTCACATCAAGGTAAGACAGTAA
- a CDS encoding NlpC/P60 family protein: MSNINYTYDKIILSEEKLKYLANNAKNRLQDLKSIVNDTVPGIQDSISAASDLLTVNSYFYVSILSCLVAMGSDWDSLYQAIVKKVELEEFITESIKDSDPVKGIQVVGQVRSGLYYNLADFVSEHLGHLNRKTNASFSGIVTEHEFIKISGWDFSEIEQRNKSVSELIRGLEDYYEAVKAFVDSSMFQGDFANAVKDYLKTAHLLIVEKFSDLAHAMRKLGQDYRSSYESYYGGLGFKIDEEELEAFKRKIMSSCDVISQKIYSGNKLIGIINDAGEGELRLATYPHESFSYADQFVFACTSELQAVRKIEDETASKLNVFINDVDNFYVFSRNLKKHSGFNILTADLGTLRGLGSNISTKYVPSAVEFIDDIEFCKNGKVDPLKRDRFIEIIKKDPAYADRLDVINAASADDISGMLKYYAMREEFQTHGSVELDLNRALDMLEINGSWFGKLYRAGNGTNGYLSSASNYVYSAEHKPDDVIERAITWAKKIAADDEHHGYPLGNSFYSRWGEDYDCSSFVVSAYELGGKLDIINGRGNDIRTASMVDRLTNCGFVAIPIGDDFTIDQLREGDIIMRDVGENGHGSHAEIYTDGGRTIHATFMSYDNTAVGDQTLQSIEETEGYDLQQYLDEFKNNKFGTNYTPDNYVNEDGLSVVGEICGHMVAAPDSNTFTYEPGEEHWQYVLRYTGGA, from the coding sequence ATGAGCAATATCAATTACACTTATGACAAGATAATCCTCTCGGAAGAGAAATTAAAATACCTTGCAAATAACGCTAAGAATCGCCTGCAGGATCTGAAGAGTATCGTTAATGATACGGTTCCGGGAATACAGGACAGTATCAGTGCCGCCTCGGATCTTTTAACGGTCAACAGTTATTTCTATGTTTCCATACTCAGTTGTCTTGTAGCCATGGGATCAGACTGGGACTCACTTTATCAGGCTATCGTAAAAAAAGTTGAGCTTGAGGAGTTTATAACGGAGAGCATCAAGGACTCCGACCCTGTTAAGGGCATTCAGGTGGTCGGGCAGGTCAGGAGCGGTCTCTATTACAATCTGGCAGATTTTGTAAGTGAGCACCTGGGGCATCTTAACAGAAAGACTAATGCTTCATTCAGCGGGATCGTGACCGAACATGAATTTATAAAGATCTCCGGTTGGGATTTCTCTGAGATAGAACAGAGAAATAAAAGTGTCTCCGAACTTATCAGGGGACTCGAAGATTATTACGAAGCCGTGAAGGCTTTTGTCGATTCGAGTATGTTTCAGGGCGATTTTGCCAATGCCGTAAAGGACTACCTCAAAACGGCGCATCTTCTCATTGTCGAAAAGTTTTCTGATTTGGCACATGCCATGAGAAAACTCGGACAAGACTACAGATCTTCTTATGAATCGTACTATGGCGGTTTGGGATTTAAGATCGATGAAGAAGAACTGGAAGCGTTCAAGAGAAAGATAATGAGTTCTTGCGATGTTATCTCGCAGAAGATCTATAGCGGTAATAAACTTATCGGTATTATTAATGACGCAGGTGAAGGCGAACTTCGTCTGGCTACTTATCCTCATGAGAGCTTTTCGTATGCGGATCAGTTCGTGTTTGCCTGTACGAGCGAGCTGCAGGCGGTCAGAAAGATCGAGGATGAGACTGCATCAAAACTCAATGTCTTTATTAATGACGTGGATAATTTCTATGTATTCTCCAGAAATCTCAAGAAACATTCCGGTTTCAATATTCTTACTGCAGATCTTGGAACGCTCAGAGGTTTGGGCTCGAATATATCCACTAAGTATGTTCCGAGTGCAGTCGAATTTATAGATGATATTGAGTTCTGCAAGAATGGAAAGGTAGACCCTCTTAAGAGAGACCGTTTTATTGAGATCATAAAGAAGGATCCTGCGTATGCTGACAGACTCGATGTTATCAACGCAGCTTCCGCTGATGACATCAGCGGAATGCTCAAATACTATGCCATGCGCGAGGAGTTTCAGACTCACGGATCGGTTGAACTGGATCTTAACAGAGCTCTGGATATGTTGGAGATAAACGGTTCATGGTTCGGAAAACTTTATAGAGCTGGTAACGGTACTAATGGATATCTGAGCTCTGCATCTAATTATGTATATTCGGCTGAGCACAAACCTGATGATGTCATTGAGCGTGCTATCACCTGGGCGAAGAAGATAGCAGCCGATGATGAGCATCACGGATATCCGCTGGGAAACTCTTTCTACAGTCGTTGGGGAGAGGATTATGATTGCTCATCTTTTGTAGTATCTGCGTATGAGCTTGGCGGAAAACTGGATATAATTAACGGGCGCGGAAACGATATCCGTACTGCTTCAATGGTGGATCGCTTAACGAACTGCGGGTTCGTTGCAATACCTATAGGTGACGACTTTACCATCGATCAGCTTAGGGAAGGCGACATTATAATGAGAGATGTCGGAGAGAACGGTCATGGAAGTCACGCCGAGATATATACTGACGGCGGCAGAACTATTCATGCGACATTTATGTCATACGATAATACCGCAGTCGGAGATCAGACTTTGCAGTCTATTGAGGAAACCGAGGGGTATGACCTTCAGCAATATTTGGATGAATTCAAGAACAATAAGTTCGGTACGAACTATACCCCCGATAACTATGTGAACGAAGACGGTCTTTCGGTGGTAGGAGAGATCTGCGGACACATGGTTGCGGCCCCTGACAGCAATACTTTTACGTACGAACCGGGTGAGGAGCACTGGCAGTATGTATTGAGATATACAGGCGGTGCCTGA